Below is a window of Aeromonas veronii DNA.
CATCTTCTTCAGCTGGTCATAGACGGAGCGCATATCTGCCAGGGTGGTGGGGCAAATATCGGGGCAGAAGGTGTAACCGACGAACAGGAAGGTCCAGTGCCCCTTCAGGTTGGCAGGGGTGAACGGCTGGTTGTCCGCATCGGTAAAGGCAAAATCCTTGATATCCCGCCCCGCCGGATAGTAGACAGCCTGCTGTGGCTGCTCTGGCCGGGTGGCGTAGAACACCAGGAGTAGAGAGGCGGTCAGCAGCACAAAGAGCAGTGCATAGCGGAGCTTCATCATCACAAGAGACCCTTTCAGTTCGAGGCTGATGGCCAGCAGTGGCCGGACAGGAGGGACATTGTACCCCAGCGAGCTGCCAAGGTGGGTCAACCTTGCGCAACACCCTGTCAGGGGTAGACCATTTGGCACAATCAAATCGACATCTGATCGCTAGGTACGGCCATAAAAAACCGGCCCCTCGGGTGCCGGTTATCGGTGTATTCGTTTGCCTCTTATCCTCAGGGGCGAGCGTTGCGCCCTTGCTGCAACATCTTGCCAATGGTATGCACGCCGATGGGAATGACAGGGGCCAACCAGCCCTCTTCCCCCTGGCGATCGCCATGGCCCCGCTTGAACAGCAGCACCAGACGCACCACCTTCTGTTTCGGGCATCCCAGCCAGAGCGTCCAGTGCGATCCCCTGTGGTGCAACCAGAGACCGTAGAACCAGGTCATCCGGCTACCTTTGACAAAACGGGTAATTGACGATTCCGCTGGCGCCGCCGCAGCCTCTGAATCCCATGGCGATCTTGATGCCATACCAATCCTCCTTGACCGACAGGTCATGTTGCTTCGTCGGCCTGAACTGGCAACAGGCCCGTCACAACTCTCTGCAACCACTACGAGTGCTCCCCTCTGCCCGACAAGGCTCGGGATCTCCCCACTCCCCCTTCATATCCCGTGAAGGTGTACTGCCCGATTCTCGTTGTTACCGGCCCTCCGCCACGGCGTATTGCGGTTGCCAGAGGGAGGCGCCAAGCCCCGTCTCGGCGACAGGGCACTGATCTGAGCATATATCTGAAATGGATGATTGGTAGCCGGTCGCGCAGGACAAAAATGCCGCCGCCGACAATCTGTTTGATATGACAGGGAAAGTGCGCCAGAAACAGCACGACCTCCCGCAGGAGGCCGTGTGGCAAACGCAGTTGGCGGGGATAATTACATCCAGTCGGCGTTGCGGATCACCCCGACCGCCAGTCCCTCGATGGTGAGTTGCTGGCAGGAGAGATCCACCTCGATGGGGGCGAGCTCTTCATTCTCCGGCAGCAGCCATACCTGACTGCCCTTGCGCTGGAAGCGCTTGACGGTGACATCCTCATCGAGACGGGCGACCACCACCTGACCGTTGCGCACCTCCTGGGTCTTGTGCACCGCCAGCAGATCGCCATCCAGAATGCCGATGTTCTTCATGCTCATCCCCTGCACCCGCAGCAGAAAATCCGCGCGCGGATGGAACAGGGCGGGATCCACCTGATAGTGGCTCTCGATATGCTCCTGCGCCAGGATGGGTTCACCGGCAGCGACCTTGCCGATGAGCGGCAGACCGCTCTCTTCCAGCACCTCTTCCTCTTCGAGCAACAGGCGAATGCCGCGGGACGTGCCCGGCATTATCTCGATGACCCCTTTTTTGGCCAGGGCCTTCAGATGTTCTTCGGCCGCATTGGCCGACTTGAAACCAAGCTTCTGGGCAATCTCGGCACGAGTCGGCGGCATGCCGGTCTCGCTCATATTCACCTTGATCAGCTCCAGCACTTCGGCCTGGCGGGGGGTAAGGGGTTTCATAGCATTGGCACCTGTCTTTTTATACAGCACACTGGCAGTATATACAGTGCAGTGGCCAAGGCAAGGCGCAGCTGAAATTTGTCGCAACCAACCCCTCATTTACTGCTGTTTTGAACCTGCGCAGCCGACTCATCGTACCTCTCGGCGACAAGGGGCTGCCGATTTGCTATGCTCACGCCGCATTTTTTTGGAGAGCAGACGCACATGTCCCTAGGACAGAAGATTTCCAGAGCCATCTTGCAATGGCCGGTCAGCGGCTTGGTCAATCACAAGAGCCTGCCGGAAAATCCCATCACAGAACTCAATCTGGATCCGGCCAGACCCATCGTCTATGCCCTGAAAACCAGTTCGCTCACCGACCTGATGACCTTGCAGCAGTGCTGCGAGGATCTCGGTCTGCCCGGCCCCTTCACCCCGCTGGAACTTAACGGCCAGCTGCTGCCGCGCTATGTCTGTCTGGATCGCCCCCCTCCCCTGTTTGGCAAACGCAGCAAGCCGCTCCCCTTCCTGCAGGAGTTCCACCAGCTGCTGGATCTGCACAAGCAGGATCCCGAGCTGGATATCCAGGTGGTGCCGGTCACCCTGTTCTGGGGCCGCGCCCCGGGGCGGGAAGGGGAGGAGGCCCCTGGCCTCAACATCATCAGCAGTCTGGCGCCGAACAGGCTGAAGAAGGCGCTCATCGTGATCCTCAAGGGGCGCGAGAATCTGGTGCGCTTCTCGCCGCCGCTCTCACTGCGCTACATGGCCGACAAGCACGGCACTGACGAGGCCATCGCCCACAAGCTGGCGCGGGTGGCGCGTACCCACTTCAGCCGTCAGCAGCTGGCCGCCACCGGTCCGAAACTGCCGAACCGCAACCTGCTGTTCAAGCAACTGCTCGACTCCAGGGTGATCCAGCAGGCGATTGAAGAGGAGGCCCAGCGCGAGGGGATTAGCCTCGAAAAGGCGCAAAAGCGCGCCCATGGCTACATGGACGAGATCGCCTCCAACTTATCCTATCGGCTGATCCGCCTCGGCGAGAGCTTCCTCGGCTGGCTGTGGAACAAGCTCTACCGCGGTTTGTCGGTCAATGGCGCCGAGAAGGTACGCCAGCTGGCGCAGGAGGGGCACGAGATCGTCTACGTCCCCTGCCACCGCAGTCACATGGACTACCTGCTGCTCTCCTACGTCATCTACCACCAGGGGATGGTACCGCCCCATATCGCGGCAGGCATCAACCTCAACTTCTGGCCGGCGGGCCCGATTTTCCGCCACGGTGGCGCCTTCTTCATTCGCCGCACCTTCAAGGGCAACCCGCTCTACAGCACAGTATTTCGCGAATACCTCAACCTGCTGTTTGCCAAGGGTTACTCGGTGGAGTTCTTCACCGAAGGCGGCCGCTCCCGTACCGGCCGTCTGCTGCCACCCAAGACCGGGATGCTGGCGATGACCCTGCAGGCGATGATGCGCGGGCTGGACAGGCCGGTCACTCTGGTGCCGGTCTATCTGGGCTACGAGCACGTGATGGAGGTGAACACCTACCACAACGAGCTCAAGGGGAGCCGCAAGGAGAAAGAGAGCTTCCTGCAGGTGCTCGGCATCCTGCGCAAGCTGCGCAACTACGGCCGTGGTTTCGTCAACTTCGGCGAACCGCTGACCCTCAACAGCTACCTGAGCGAACATATTCCTGACTGGAAAAAGCACATCGGGGAAGAGGAGCGTCCGCAGTGGATGGCGGGCACCGTCAACGATCTGGCCGAGCTGCTGATGACCCGCATCAACGATGCGGCCGCCGTCAACGGCCTGACCCTGAGCGCGCTGGCGCTGCTGGCCGCCGAGCGCCACGCCCTGACCCGCGACGAGCTGCAGGCCCAGCTCAACACCTATCTGGATCTGCTCAAGGCGGTGCCTTACAGCCCGCAGAGCACCATTCCGGATGAGGATGCCA
It encodes the following:
- the lexA gene encoding transcriptional repressor LexA; protein product: MKPLTPRQAEVLELIKVNMSETGMPPTRAEIAQKLGFKSANAAEEHLKALAKKGVIEIMPGTSRGIRLLLEEEEVLEESGLPLIGKVAAGEPILAQEHIESHYQVDPALFHPRADFLLRVQGMSMKNIGILDGDLLAVHKTQEVRNGQVVVARLDEDVTVKRFQRKGSQVWLLPENEELAPIEVDLSCQQLTIEGLAVGVIRNADWM
- the plsB gene encoding glycerol-3-phosphate 1-O-acyltransferase PlsB; amino-acid sequence: MSLGQKISRAILQWPVSGLVNHKSLPENPITELNLDPARPIVYALKTSSLTDLMTLQQCCEDLGLPGPFTPLELNGQLLPRYVCLDRPPPLFGKRSKPLPFLQEFHQLLDLHKQDPELDIQVVPVTLFWGRAPGREGEEAPGLNIISSLAPNRLKKALIVILKGRENLVRFSPPLSLRYMADKHGTDEAIAHKLARVARTHFSRQQLAATGPKLPNRNLLFKQLLDSRVIQQAIEEEAQREGISLEKAQKRAHGYMDEIASNLSYRLIRLGESFLGWLWNKLYRGLSVNGAEKVRQLAQEGHEIVYVPCHRSHMDYLLLSYVIYHQGMVPPHIAAGINLNFWPAGPIFRHGGAFFIRRTFKGNPLYSTVFREYLNLLFAKGYSVEFFTEGGRSRTGRLLPPKTGMLAMTLQAMMRGLDRPVTLVPVYLGYEHVMEVNTYHNELKGSRKEKESFLQVLGILRKLRNYGRGFVNFGEPLTLNSYLSEHIPDWKKHIGEEERPQWMAGTVNDLAELLMTRINDAAAVNGLTLSALALLAAERHALTRDELQAQLNTYLDLLKAVPYSPQSTIPDEDAKTLLDQAMELNKFEVSEDKLGQIISLDRYQAILLTYYRNNILHLFAMPSLVAALIERCEGISRSEIMARCIDIYPLLKTELFLRYEEEELPALVDSLLDALQTQQLIETCDGGYWVNPANQMRLLLLAESIQETLQRYAIVLTRVLAQPHIEAEQLEADGLMMAERLGTLHGINAPEFFDQKLFSTLIHTLRKEGYLSPECKPDLGRFQALADNIVPLLSNKIRRTIQAGNQL